The Setaria viridis chromosome 2, Setaria_viridis_v4.0, whole genome shotgun sequence DNA window TTGGTACGTAATATTCGCCCTTTAATCAATACTATAACATGAGTACCTAATTTCATATTGCAGTTCTTTGTATGCAAAAAGGTATGTAAATTATCTCGATTATTTGTATTTCACTACTATAGTATATATAGGCTCCCATTTCTTGGTTTGCTCCAGGGCCTCAAAATCTCCAGTACGGCCCTGAGCTCAGTTCACCGTCATCACCTTTTTTCCAAAAGTGGAATCGTTCCAAAGGAATCTCCGTTTGCTTTCACTCTCTATGTCCTACCTAGCTACATTTGCAGAAAAACAGCCTTCATCCTCAATAAAAATCTCAATTGCTTTtagacccgagactaaagaggtTTTAGTCTCGGATCTAAATTTTATAGTCCGTAGAGAAACCTTTAATCCCGATTGGTGCAActgatcctttagtcccgattggtgttacaaATCCAGACTAAAGTTCCGAGGGCTTACTAACCGAgcctaaagggtcccccacgagttactaaaaaaggattgcatcccctgcTTAGTTttatgtgctgtgtaggtgagatggtaaggaacctacatgcgaggcttgaggtcgtgggttcgaatcctacACACCGCGCAtacgcatatttcgcgtgaaaaatcgtgtgacttgtgaaAGACCTGggacttaggccctgtttggcacagctccactcctaaactccagcaactccatcaaaaaattcagccaaacactccaactccaaaactccatggagttgccaactccatggagctgtagtgcaaagggaggtggagttttggagcacctcttttggtgCTCCAGAAatctctcttttgaacctcctcgtggagttggtgggtaattacccaccaataccactcgTTATGGAAGAAAACGTTTCGTTCTATTCTGTTCCCGTTCTTTTTCCCcgtcccgcgcctccctcgGTCGTATCCTCTTCCATTCGGATTTGggcaccgccggccgcaccccccgccgctTCCCTCTGCTCCCTGCCGCCAGCCGTACCCcctcccgcccccgccgtcggccgcacctcccgccgccggcaccgagcgccctctccgccgccggacTGAGCGCCCTCTCCGCCGGACCGAGCGCCGCGGCGTTCCCCCAGGCCGCCTCGACGACCCCCCGCGCGCCTCGACGCCCCCCGCGCCTCAACCCCTTCGATTGAaggtccccgccgccggccgccctagacgtcgccgccggcagcctttgtccgccgccgaagcccgccgCCAGGAGCcttcgtccgccgccggccgcagcgcCCGACCGCCGGCCGGAGCGCCCCGCCGCTGAAGGCCGCCGAcagccgccgcgccccgccgcgccctgccgccgaaggccgccgccggccccagtgccccgccgccgaaggccGGCCACCGGGTTGGAGGAGATCCCCCCTGTTCAAAGGTACTTATATCCaaaggcccgccgccggcctttgCGCCCCGCTgctgaacccccccccccccccccccgccggccgctgcgCCCCGAGGCCGCCCatctcgccccgccgccggccacagcGCCCCACCGTCGGTTCGTCCCGCCGCCGAAGATCCCTCGCCGCCCGTTCACAAGGTATGGTGATGGCGCGGAcagcggcggtggccgcggctcTACTCCTCATGTTTGCTTTGAGCTTACGCGAGGCATCAATGCGATGCTTGTAGACGGCCATTAAGATGTTGTACTAAGAAATGCTTTTGATCATATGAGATATTTGTGCTCATAAGTGAGAGATTGTCACTTCATTTGTAAGTCTAAAataaaaggaagaagatgggatagaaaggatgacaagtggggtttcaattggggggcaacaatggcaatctacACTGAAATtggtcttttttggagctgagagcacccatctagccaaacaccccattttatttctggagttttggagtggagctggctccacctggagttctggagtggagcagctccacccagagctggagccatgccaaacagggcctaaaaaTCGTGTGGGGAGCCTCCTGGgactttagaatatttttttggcGCAAAACCTTTAATCCCAATTAATTAGTTCTGGATAGAAAAATCAGGATATACGAGATTTCTTAATCGGGACAGACGACCGTTTTTCTACAAGTGTACTCATATTTCCCTGCACTGCAGTAGGTAAGCGTGCAAGTAATAACATAACAACGGCCGCAGTACGTACGTGTCTTACGTTCAGATCGTTCCATGTTCATGTGCTACTCGAGCcctttatttatatatatatacacaacaATGTTTAATTGAacagatcgatcgatcgtcATTGTATTTGTATACATAGTCGGCATGGCACCAAGCATCTACACTAGTTAAGAAATGTACACACATGACACTGAAATCATACCAACACACATAGATGCACGAAGTGCCAACGAAACAGTACTGCCGCCGCGCCAACCATGCATTTGTCCCTCTGAATTTTCTTCCCACCCATCTGACAACCCCTCACGGCCTCACCTTACTGGCTAGCTGCTAGCTGAACCAAACCGATTAACTCCACATCAACTGTACTACCCAATCCCACAACCagccctataaatagaggcagGCATGCGTAAAAACTCCGAGCCCTCAACACAGCAAAGAATTACCAAGACTTACCTGCTCAACGTGTAGTTTAGCGTTCTAGTTTTATAGAGATCAGGGTTCACGTACTGATCGATTAACGATGCAAGCCCTGAAGCCATCGTCTTCCAAGCTCACCCTGATCGTTGCTAGTGTCGTGTTTCTTCTTGGGCTGGCAGGCGTCGCCCATGGTGGCAGGAGGCTCATCTCCAGCCACGACGACAACAAGCCGTGCAAGAAGATGACGGTCTACTACCACGACATCCTCTACAACGGGAGCAACAACACGGCGAacgcgacgtcggcggcggtgacgaAGCCGTCGGCGGCGCTGAGCAGGTCCAACTGGAGCAACGGCACCTTCGTCGGCATGCTCGTGGTGTTCGACGACCTGGTGACGGAGGAGCAGGCGCTGGCGTCGGAGCCGGTGGCGCGCGCGCAGGGCTTCTACCTCTACGACAAGAAGGAGGCGTACAACGTGTGGATCGCCTTCACCCTCGTCTTCGACTCCAAGGCGTACAAGGGCACCCTCAACCTCATGGGTGCAGACCTCATGGCCGAGGAGACACGGGACCTCTCTGTCGTCGGTGGCACCGGTGATTTCTTCATGTCGCGGGGCGTCGCCACGCTGAGCACCAATGCCACCGAGGGTTACTTCTACTTCCGCCTCAAGATGGACATCAAGCTCTACGAGTGCTACGTCGCCTGAGATCAGATCTCACTACTCGCTCGTCTAAGAGTATACAGAGATGCACGGGTGTCTTCACTGATTAAGTGCAAGCATGTTTAGTTTTATGTGTTAAAATGTGGTTTTGATTTCATTTCTTGTTGTGATGGATTAGTTACACGTGTGTATGTTTACTAGTGTTATGTGTTGACATCATGCATGTTTAGTTTTATGTGTTATTGGGATGTGTGGTTTGGATTGATGCAATATGGGTGTGCTTGACTCACCATTATTCAATAAAAAGGAGGAGATGCGAATGCTTCTtactattaattctgaaattgTGGTACACAATAGCTTCCACTATGCATTCCTCGAGTCAAATTTCAGTTAGCACCATTCTGAACAAGAACCTCAGCTAGCACCACATGTGTGAAATACCCGGGTTTTGCATTTGACGAATGAAATTCAGAACAAGTGTGAAATACATATGTGGGATTTCTTTTTGTTACATTTATTATACTTAACATGGTGGTTCAAACGGAATAAAAAAACTCACAGTTCAACAAAAAATGCATTTCAAGTTTAATTAAATAACTAATCACCCATCCATCCCATACACtcaatttttttaaacgaaccggCACGAGAGCTACCTATTATATTAAAATGGAGAAGAGGCCGACCGGAGGGTTACAACCTAGAAGAAGCTACAAAAGCTCCAAAACAAACGAACACAACTCATATTCTATTTATAAGCCTTGCTAAGTGCTTTGCACCAGCTAAAATCCATGATGCCGcttcttccttgattcttgTTGTGATCCTAAACGATAGTGCCTCCGAGCGATCAAAAATACGAGCGTTACGCTCTTTCCAGACCTCCCAGCAGGTATGTACACTCAAATTGTGCCACATGATTATGCAAATGAATGATTGGCTTGTTCTCCCAGTCCCACCTCATCTCGAAGTCATATAAGCTAAAACCTTATAAAAGATTCATAGGATTTGATGTACTCTCGCCTCTTTCCATCCACGGCTCACAACACGACCCAACTACGGCTGCATGTCAAAGTGGTAGGGTGTGAATGAAGGTTGTGCCATTTCCGGATCTGGCCCTCCAAAACACTctcaatttgtttttttttttgagagaaacGTTCCCACAGCTTGACACAGGGGATCGCAGGATACGCTGGTCCACCATGCGTAGTGGCTCTCGTTTTTTTAGAGGAGGTATAAAAAAGTAGACAACTCGCGCAAACTTGCAAGAAAGGCAAGATTTGCAAAAACAAGTGGAGAGAAAAGGCTAGCTAACACGCACGAGGCCCAGTACGCGCGGGCCGGAAGCCGATCTTCCCGGCCCGTGGCTCCCGCTGTCCTTCCGCGTGGGCTGGTGGGACGGGTCCATGCGATGCGACCACGGGAAGTCGGGCGGTGGTGCTTGGGCTCGTCCGcaggcaattttttttttttttttttgagggcggCTCGTGCTTCACGCGCGCCACGAGGCCCGCGCGCGCGTACGGTTATTGTTTTTATATTTACCTTAGCAACGacatcggccggagatcgtgctGTGCATGCGTGCCTGCGTCGCTGAGGAAATTTTGAAGTCGCTGGTGATGCCACCGCCCGCGGTCACCGCACGTGTTCTGGCCTCGCGTCGCGCCCCCGGGCCGGCCGCTGCGGGAGCAGCTACCACCAGGCACCAGCTATAGCAATCGCCGCTGCTGCCGTGCCCAATCTCCGGAGAAACCGGCTGGCGGCAACGACGGCCCGGGGACGCGTCGATCGTCGCGACGCGGTCGGTCGATCCATCCGTCGATCTCCGTTCCGCTGCCGGTCCCCGCAATCCTCCTCCATCCAATTAATCCAGCCGCGCGCGGTGACCCGATCGCCAGACAGCTTCGCCTTCGCATCGCATGaaccaaccaccaccaccaccacgccgtgGGGTCGTGCTCCCGTCCCACCCCcaccgcacgcgcgcgcgcgggtgGTGAACGCTCTCGGGATCGATGCCGACGGCCGGACCCCGGGACGGATGGCGACCGGCATGCCCGCCACCGCGACGCGAATTATATATGTCGATCCCCGATCCGGCCACCACTGTTAGGCCATCACGCGGCGGCACGAGATTTTAATTCCGCCTTGCTCTGTTCCTGTGGTGCTGGGGAGGCAGATTTAAAACTGGCGGTCTGGAACTTGGCCGAAGATAGGATCGGAGCAGCGCTAGCCGCGCACCAATTGAAAAAGGTCGTTTGCTTTGCAGCAAATTAAAAGGAATGGTTACAGTACAGGCTCTTGCTACCACCACGTAACGCTAGCACCCTAGCTACCGTATAATCAATCATTGCTGTGCACGTATGAAATGTGGATGTCGAAATGTGCTGAACCCTATCTGGTCAAGAAACCCCGCCTAGATCGCGAACGAATCAAAACGCAGATGAGCATGCATGGTctttcacatcatcatcatcgtcactACAATGATGAGCAAAGACGAAAACTAACACGATGTTCTACAGCCAATTTGCCAAGTCACAGCAAAGTGCATGGCCCAGTGAAAGCTAATTAACGTGCGCGCCAAACATGTATGTAATCAGCAGTAGTCTTATACTCTTATACAAGAGAGTTGAAAAGATCAAACGCCAGCTTTTCTTATCCACATCTTTAcgttatgaaaaaaaatgaaacaaataaTGGCGGAATAACCCTCACATCACTATCGACCTAGTAAGCCAAAAAAACAGTCAATAATCAAGGGtactccttccattccaaattgtaagtcattccaagaatcttggagagtcaaagtatctcaagtttgactaaatttatatgataatataataacatttatgatgtcaactaagtatcattagattctttatcaattatattttcatagtatatctatttgatgtcataaatctttatatttttctctataattttggtcaaacttaagatattTTGACTCTTGAAAATTCttaaaatgacttacaatttggaacggaaggagtacgcAATATTCTGAGTACGCAATATTCTGAAGCAAAGAGCGAGATCCGACGAGATACAACGCAAGCTGCTGGTGAAAGCAACTCATCAAACAAATGGGCAATTCGCAGTCTTATACAATAATAGAGTTTCGAACGATCATATACCCCACCTCATCTTCCTCTTATCCATATTTTTCGCATTTATCTTCTTGGAGACTGACCGACCGATCCACATCTCTCCGGCCATTAGCGAAACCAAAACCAACTACACGAAccaaaggatttttttttaaaaaaaatgatttcGCCTCCCCCAAATCATGAAAAGAACACCATCATGATCCGGACCAGTTTTCCTCATAAAATAAAATGCAaggaaagggggaaaaaagggGGCCAAGACAAGTACTAGCACACGGACGCTAGAATATTATTGAGAGGCGGGTCCCGGCCCGGTCGCCGTCGTCCCCTGCTACCGAGACACACCCCCAATCGCCATCGTATAAACCCGCTTGGCTCGACGCCGCTAGCTTCCCTCCATATCCCAGCCAAGTCCCCTTCTTCAGACTCCACCTAACGTTACACCGGCCGGTCAGCCTCCAGTCCACCACCGCGCTCGACGTCTCGACGCTTCCACCCGCCGAGGGCCGGGCGCCGCACAGCCTCAAGTTCCCCGCGCGGGCGCGCGAGAGCGTCTTCGAGCCTCGCCCCGGCCCTTACACCCGCCGCGAGGTAGGGAGCTAGCTCCGGCGTCGACGCCCGTTCGTACGCACGGCACCGGGGccgggcgagggcggcgcggcacggcgggcggcggaggaatGCGGATGGGGAAGTACGAGATGGGGCGGACGCTCGGGGAGGGCCACTTCGGCAAGGTGAGGCTGGCGCGCCACGCCGAGACGGGCCGCGCCTTCGCCATCAAGATCCTCGACCGCCAGCGCATCCTCGCCATGAAGATCGACGAGCAGGTGCGTGTCCTGTTTGGTCGATGGCGATCGATTCCCTCTCAGCCCCGCTCTTTTCCTCCGATCGATCCTTTGCTCACCCAAGTTCTTCCGGTGCTGGGGATGGCCGGCGCAGATAAAGAGGGAGATCGCCACGCTGAAGCTGCTCAAGCACCCCAACGTCGTCCGGCTCTACGAGGTCAACCACCCTCACATCCTCCCCTCTCAAGATTCCTGCCCGTTCTTGAAGATTCCTGCCTGTTTCTTAGATTATATTTCATGCCGTTCTTTCCTGCTGAACTGAATTAAAAAAATACTGTTCTtggatggggaagaagaaggggatggGTAGTTTGGGCAATTAATTTGCGTGCGCCGCTGATGGCAACTTGGCAAGCAAGCAGCTCTACCGTGCCGTTGAACTTGGCGAGTTGCGTGTGAACCTCGAGGCTGCGGCCAAACATAGAAAAATCAGGCCGCAGCCCAGTCGTCTATACTCTTGTTTAAATGTTTCGCCGAAAAATAATCAGAGAAGCTTCTTTGAATAACATTATAGTCTCCATATGTTTAGTAAAAGTAATGCCACTTTCAGTTTCCTTTCCTTGACTTGGACACCCACGTTAAACAAAGAAACACATGGACGCCCTAAAGGACCTGCCGAAGTACAAAATTTCCACCCAACTCAACCAAAATCACCCAACCCAATTAAGCTCCGACTGCCCAACAAAGAGGCCCCACCTGTTGCATTCCAAGAATGATTTCTTTCCTTGT harbors:
- the LOC117844686 gene encoding dirigent protein 5 is translated as MQALKPSSSKLTLIVASVVFLLGLAGVAHGGRRLISSHDDNKPCKKMTVYYHDILYNGSNNTANATSAAVTKPSAALSRSNWSNGTFVGMLVVFDDLVTEEQALASEPVARAQGFYLYDKKEAYNVWIAFTLVFDSKAYKGTLNLMGADLMAEETRDLSVVGGTGDFFMSRGVATLSTNATEGYFYFRLKMDIKLYECYVA